A single candidate division WOR-3 bacterium DNA region contains:
- a CDS encoding 2-oxoacid:acceptor oxidoreductase family protein, with translation MSFRYEIRLSGAGGQGLILIGKILAEAAAIFSDLNATQSQSYGPESRGGASRSEVIISDEDIDYPKAGQVDFLLAMTQEAFDKYSDMTKKGGVVLYDKELVHSPREIEGVRFFSSDITDIAINELKKPIVANMIALGLVINISNILTVDSVKEAIKSRVPKGTEDLNLQAFEIGYEKGKQIQGL, from the coding sequence ATGTCTTTTAGATACGAAATACGTTTAAGCGGAGCAGGAGGGCAGGGCCTTATCTTGATAGGCAAAATATTGGCCGAGGCGGCCGCTATATTTTCCGACCTCAACGCGACACAAAGTCAATCATACGGCCCCGAATCAAGGGGCGGAGCGAGCAGAAGCGAAGTGATAATTTCCGACGAAGACATAGATTACCCTAAAGCGGGACAAGTTGATTTTCTTTTAGCGATGACACAAGAAGCTTTTGACAAGTATTCGGATATGACAAAAAAAGGCGGCGTAGTTTTATACGACAAAGAACTCGTCCATTCTCCGAGAGAAATCGAAGGCGTGAGGTTTTTTTCATCCGATATCACCGACATTGCTATCAACGAACTCAAAAAACCCATTGTCGCAAACATGATAGCCCTTGGGCTTGTCATAAACATATCGAATATTCTAACGGTAGATTCCGTGAAAGAAGCCATAAAGTCAAGGGTTCCAAAAGGCACAGAAGACCTGAATTTGCAGGCGTTTGAAATAGGTTACGAAAAAGGCAAACAAATACAGGGACTTTGA
- a CDS encoding 2-oxoacid:acceptor oxidoreductase subunit alpha, with amino-acid sequence MIKKMMHGNEACAYGAIIAGCRFFAGYPITPSSEIAEEMAVLLPQLGGKFIQMEDEIASIAAVIGASLNGVKSLTATSGPGFSLKQENIGYACNAEIPCVIVNVQRGGPSTGSPTMPSQEDLMQSRWGTHGDHFIIVLSPSSVQETFDLTVKAFNLSEKYRSPVILLMDEIVGHMTEKMVLPEPGQIEVVERKRPSVKHENFRPYEDTEDGVPPMADFGSGYRHHVTGLMHDETGFPTNDNEKIKALKDRWRKKFDLARNSTVMTELIDVKDAEYLIFSFGSSARCSRKALKMAREQGFKVGLMKALTLWPFPDKEIFALTENLKGIIVAEMNMGQALHEVENAVSGRVKVLGANRYDGESMHPEDILKVLKKF; translated from the coding sequence ATGATAAAAAAAATGATGCACGGCAACGAAGCCTGCGCCTACGGCGCTATTATAGCCGGCTGCAGGTTTTTTGCCGGATATCCAATCACGCCCTCGAGCGAAATAGCTGAGGAAATGGCGGTTTTGCTGCCTCAACTCGGGGGTAAATTCATACAGATGGAGGATGAAATAGCCTCTATAGCCGCTGTGATTGGCGCGAGTCTCAACGGGGTGAAGTCTTTAACCGCGACTTCAGGACCTGGTTTCAGCCTAAAGCAGGAAAACATAGGATACGCTTGTAACGCCGAAATTCCATGCGTCATTGTCAACGTTCAGCGCGGAGGACCTTCGACCGGAAGCCCTACGATGCCGTCTCAGGAAGATCTGATGCAGAGCAGATGGGGAACCCATGGAGACCATTTTATAATAGTCCTTTCCCCTTCGAGCGTCCAAGAGACGTTTGACCTGACAGTGAAAGCTTTCAACCTCTCAGAAAAATACAGGTCGCCTGTGATTCTTTTAATGGACGAAATAGTGGGACATATGACCGAAAAAATGGTCCTTCCCGAACCTGGGCAGATTGAAGTGGTTGAAAGAAAGAGGCCTTCCGTCAAGCATGAGAATTTCAGGCCATACGAGGACACCGAGGACGGCGTTCCTCCAATGGCTGATTTCGGAAGCGGGTACAGGCACCACGTCACCGGACTCATGCACGATGAGACGGGTTTTCCGACAAACGACAACGAAAAGATCAAAGCCCTGAAAGACAGATGGCGTAAAAAATTCGACCTGGCCAGAAACTCAACAGTCATGACGGAACTTATAGACGTTAAAGACGCGGAATACTTGATATTTTCTTTCGGCAGTTCGGCGAGGTGTTCGAGAAAAGCTTTGAAAATGGCGAGAGAACAGGGATTTAAGGTCGGATTGATGAAAGCGCTGACCCTTTGGCCTTTTCCCGACAAAGAAATTTTCGCTCTGACTGAAAACCTAAAGGGAATAATCGTAGCGGAAATGAACATGGGGCAGGCGCTTCACGAAGTCGAAAATGCCGTCTCCGGAAGGGTAAAAGTTTTGGGAGCGAACAGATACGACGGCGAATCCATGCATCCTGAGGATATATTGAAAGTTCTTAAAAAATTTTAA
- a CDS encoding gamma carbonic anhydrase family protein: MQKKYLSDKSVLEGDVRLGENANVWPCAVLRGDINYIQIGENTNIQDGCLVHVTHELPVVVGKNVTVGHGAIIHGCVIGDNILIGMGAIILDGAKINDNSIVAAGSVVLENQEIPKNSLVAGIPAKIKRQLTDKEVQKITESAVEYVKLAKKSLVEISLKRQED, translated from the coding sequence TTGCAAAAAAAATACTTGAGTGACAAATCCGTCCTCGAAGGAGATGTCAGGCTTGGCGAAAACGCCAATGTATGGCCGTGCGCGGTCCTGAGAGGGGACATCAACTATATCCAAATAGGCGAGAACACTAATATTCAAGACGGCTGTCTTGTGCATGTAACCCATGAATTGCCTGTTGTTGTCGGGAAAAATGTAACGGTCGGGCATGGTGCAATAATCCACGGATGCGTAATTGGAGACAATATATTGATCGGTATGGGCGCCATAATACTCGACGGCGCAAAAATAAACGACAATTCAATAGTAGCCGCGGGTTCTGTGGTCCTTGAAAATCAGGAAATTCCTAAAAACAGCCTTGTGGCGGGAATTCCGGCAAAGATTAAGAGGCAACTCACCGACAAAGAGGTACAAAAAATAACCGAATCTGCTGTTGAGTACGTAAAATTGGCTAAAAAAAGTTTGGTTGAAATAAGTCTGAAAAGACAGGAGGATTGA